Proteins co-encoded in one Dasypus novemcinctus isolate mDasNov1 chromosome 18, mDasNov1.1.hap2, whole genome shotgun sequence genomic window:
- the LOC101421589 gene encoding protein TFG, with protein MNGQLDLSGKLIIKAQLGDDIRRIPIHNEDITYDELVLMMQRVFRGKLLSSDEVTIKYKDEDGDLITIFDSSDLSFAIQCSRILKLTLFVNGQPRPLESSQVKYLRRELIELRNKVNRLVDSLEPPGEPGPSTNIPENDNVDGREEKPAASDSSGKQSTQVMAASMSAFDPLKNQDEINKNVMSAFGLTDDQVSGPPSAPAEDRSGTPDSIASSSSAAHPPGVQLQQPPYTGAQAQAGQIEGQMYQQYQQQASYGAQQPQAPPQPPQQYGIQYSAGYSQQTGPQQPQQFQGYGQQPTSQAPAPAFSGQPQQLPPQPPQQYQASNYPPQTYATQTSQPTNYTVAPTSQPGMAPSQPGAYQPRPGFTPPPGSTMTPPPSGSNPYSRNRPPFGQGYTQPGPGYR; from the coding sequence ATGAATGGACAGTTGGACCTAAGTGGGAAGCTAATCATCAAAGCTCAACTTGGGGATGATATTCGGCGAATTCCCATTCATAATGAAGATATTACTTATGATGAATTAGTGCTAATGATGCAACGAGTTTTCAGAGGAAAACTTCTGAGTAGTGATGAAGTCACAATAAAGTATAAAGATGAAGATGGCGATCTTATAACAATTTTTGATAGTTCTGATCTTTCTTTTGCAATTCAGTGTAGTAGGATACTGAAACTAACTTTATTTGTTAATGGCCAACCAAGACCTCTGGAATCAAGCCAGGTGAAATACCTCCGTCGAGAACTGATAGAACTTCGAAATAAAGTTAATCGCTTAGTGGATAGTTTGGAACCACCTGGAGAACCAGGCCCTTCCACCAATATTCCTGAAAATGATAATGTTGATGGTAGGGAAGAAAAGCCTGCTGCTTCTGATTCTTCTGGAAAGCAGTCTACTCAAGTTATGGCTGCAAGTATGTCAGCTTTTGATCCCTTAAAAAACCAAgatgaaatcaataaaaatgtcATGTCAGCATTTGGCTTAACAGATGATCAGGTTTCAGGGCCACCCAGTGCTCCTGCAGAAGACCGTTCAGGAACGCCAGATAGCATTGCTTCCTCTTCTTCAGCAGCTCACCCACCAGGAGTTCAGCTTCAGCAGCCACCATATACAGGAGCTCAGGCACAAGCAGGTCAGATTGAAGGTCAAATGTACCAACAGTACCAGCAACAGGCCAGCTATGGTGCTCAGCAGCCGCAGGCTCCCCCTCAGCCGCCACAACAGTACGGTATTCAGTATTCAGCAGGCTATAGTCAGCAGACTGGACCCCAACAACCTCAGCAGTTCCAGGGGTATGGCCAGCAACCAACTTCCCAGGCACCGGCTCCTGCCTTTTCTGGTCAGCCTCAACAACTGCCTCCTCAACCACCGCAGCAGTACCAGGCGAGCAACTATCCTCCACAAACTTATGCCACCCAAACTTCTCAGCCTACTAATTATACTGTGGCCCCTACTTCACAACCTGGAATGGCTCCAAGCCAACCTGGGGCCTATCAACCAAGACCAGGTTTTACTCCACCTCCTGGAAGTACTATGACCCCTCCTCCAAGTGGGTCTAACCCTTATTCACGTAACCGTCCTCCATTCGGTCAGGGCTATACCCAACCTGGACCTGGTTATCGATAA